Proteins from one Cicer arietinum cultivar CDC Frontier isolate Library 1 chromosome 3, Cicar.CDCFrontier_v2.0, whole genome shotgun sequence genomic window:
- the LOC101497487 gene encoding probable galacturonosyltransferase 7 yields MLVPLVFLLGLHNGFHSSGYIYEQRSTPSSQKGLERYDRHDEKQSEGEKSSHVQDLITKFEPTLPKDVLDSYARGDKNGTVSRGASDEKHKGVKAPPNPVPQPPPAFNNPKVDRIEQVAHPKTNSPDENGKSCELTYGSYCLWQQEHKEVMKDAMVKKLKDQLFVARAYYPSIAKLPAQDKLSRQLKQNIQELEHVLSESSTDADLPPLVETKSENMEIAIAKAKSVPVVCDNVDKKLRQIYDLTEDEAEFHMKQSAFLYRLNVQTMPKSFHCLALKLTVEYFKSSHNEEEADSEKFEDSSLHHYVIFSNNVLAASVVINSTVTHAKVSRNQVFHVLSDGQNYYAMKLWFRRNNYREAAVQVLNVEHLEMDSLKDNPLQLSLPEEFRVSFRSYDNPSMGQFRTEYVSIFSHSHYLLPDIFSKLKKVVVLDDDIVIQQDLSALWNLDMGEKVNGAVQFCSVRLGQLKSYLGEKSFGQNSCAWMSGLNVIDLVRWRELGLTKTYKRLIKELSAQKGSTATAAWPASLLTFENKIYPLNESWVQSGLGHAYKIDSNSIKTAPVLHYNGKMKPWLDLGIPNYKSYWKKFLNKEDQLLSECNVNS; encoded by the exons ATGCTCGTCCCTCTCGTCTTCTTGCTCGGTCTCCACAACGGTTTTCACTCTTCCG GATATATATATGAACAGAGAAGTACTCCTTCT AGTCAGAAAGGTCTTGAAAGATACGATCGACATGATGAGAAACAGTCTGAG GGAGAAAAATCAAGTCATGTGCAGGATTTGATCACAAAGTTTGAACCAACTCTTCCCAAG GATGTTCTGGATAGTTATGCTCGAGGAGACAAGAATGGCACCGTCAGTAGGGGTGCCAGTGACGAGAAACATAAAG GTGTCAAGGCGCCACCTAATCCTGTTCCGCAGCCACCTCCAGCTTTTAAT AATCCTAAAGTTGATCGTATTGAACAAGTCGCCCACCCTAAAACAAATTCTCCTGATGAAAATGGAAAGTCGTGCGAGCTAACATATGGTAGTTATTGTCTGTGGCAACAAGAACATAAAGAAGTTATGAAAGATGCCATGGTTAAGAAATTGAAAGACCAACTATTTGTGGCCAGAGCTTATTATCCTAGCATTGCAAAACTCCCAGCGCAGGACAAACTATCTCGCCAACTAAAACAGAATATTCAAGAGCTGGAGCATGTGCTCAGTGAATCCTCTACAGATGCTGATCTTCCACCACT GGTTGAGACTAAATCAGAGAATATGGAAATTGCAATAGCCAAAGCTAAATCAGTCCCCGTGGTTTGCGACAATGTTGATAAGAAATTGAGACAAATATATGATCTGACTGAGGATGAAGCTGAATTCCACATGAAACAGAGTGCATTTCTATATAGACTTAATGTTCAGACGATGCCAAAGAGTTTTCACTGCCTGGCACTGAAACTAACTGTTGAATATTTCAAATCTTCACATAATGAAGAAGAGGCCGATTCAGAAAAGTTTGAAGATTCTTCATTGCACCATTATGTTATTTTCTCTAATAATGTGCTTGCAGCATCAGTGGTTATTAATTCCACTGTAACTCATGCAAAA GTAAGTCGGAATCAGGTTTTTCATGTGTTGTCTGATGGACAAAATTATTATGCAATGAAGCTCTGGTTTAGGAGGAACAATTATAGGGAAGCTGCTGTTCAAGTGTTAAATGTTGAGCATCTTGAGATGGATAGCCTAAAAGACAATCCATTACAACTTTCCTTGCCTGAGGAGTTTCGTGTTTCATTTCGCAGTTATGATAATCCATCCATGGGCCAGTTTAGAACAGAatatgtttcaattttttctcaTTCACACTATTTACTTCCTGATATATTCAGCAAATTGAAGAAAGTTGTGGTTCTGGATGATGATATTGTTATTCAGCAAGACTTGTCAGCCCTTTGGAACCTAGACATGGGAGAAAAAGTTAATGGTGCAGTGCAATTCTGCTCAGTAAGGCTGGGTCAGCTTAAAAGTTATTTGGGTGAGAAAAGTTTTGGTCAGAATTCCTGTGCTTGGATGTCGGGGTTGAACGTAATTGACCTAGTGAGGTGGAGAGAGCTTGGTCTTACTAAAACTTACAAAAGGTTGATAAAAGAG TTGAGCGCACAAAAAGGATCCACTGCAACAGCTGCATGGCCTGCAAGCTTGCTCACATTTGAGAATAAAATATATCCACTCAATGAGTCGTGGGTGCAATCTGGATTGGGTCATGCTTACAAAATTGATTCTAACTCTATTAAAACAGCTCCGGTACTACACTACAATGGAAAAATGAAACCCTGGCTTGATCTAGGAATTCCAAATTACAAGAGCTATTGGAAGAAGTTTCTGAACAAAGAGGATCAGCTCTTGAGTGAGTGCAATGTGAATTCATAG
- the LOC101513767 gene encoding protein SCARECROW gives MATCALFNGVRCNNSTTEESNNNNNNSASNSSNLSSEELHTLQHNNMLPHSERKILRKRLASEMEPQIQVHTPQPHPHNSSSTTTDNNNYHRFSRRTNTSSCLPASTQKGVSTTTTTTLAAGTNNNNNNNTNNYHYHNNNNINTNNNNIISQNSNALTSSRDNNVVGIQNYPTVTLTTNYSTMLLPSSNLNNFQLEQQQQQQQHNPLPSICGFSGLPLFPSQNQTNNTANNIVDVVNSSSSSSMEETSATTTWIDGILKDLIHSSNSVSIPQLINNVREIIYPCNPNLALVLEHRLRLLTETTPPKNTERLVLPPNNVSTMKHMNPVDTIVPSLHFSDSSPIFPNWVVPQITNTLQETSNNNNNPLVTLPSQPSTQQDQEEQQQQQQQQIQDLAAAPTAADLAQTRKKKEEMKEQKKKDEEGLHLLTLLLQCAEAVSAENLEDANKMLLEISQLSTPFGTSAQRVAAYFSEAISARLVSSCLGIYATLPNTPHSQKVASAFQVFNGISPFVKFSHFTANQAIQEAFDREDRVHIIDLDIMQGLQWPGLFHILASRPGGPPYVRLTGLGTSMETLEATGKRLSDFACKLGLPFEFFPVAEKVGNVDPDKLNVSKSEAVAVHWLQHSLYDVTGSDTNTLWLLQRLAPKVVTVVEQDLSNAGSFLGRFVEAIHYYSALFDSLGCSYGEESEERHVVEQQLLSREIRNVLAVRGPSRSGEIKFHNWREKLQQCGFRGISLAGNAATQASLLLGMFPSEGYTLVEDNGILKLGWKDLCLLTASAWRPPFHTNNAIPLHN, from the exons atgGCTACTTGTGCTTTATTCAATGGTGTTAGATGCAACAATAGTACTACCGAagaaagcaacaacaacaacaacaatagtgCCTCTAACTCCAGCAACCTCAGCAGTGAAGAATTACACACTCTACAACACAACAACATGCTTCCTCATTCTGAAAGAAAAATTCTCAGAAAAAGATTGGCTTCAGAAATGGAACCTCAAATTCAAGTTCATACCCCCCAACCACACCCCCACAATTCTTCTTCAACAACAACAGATAATAATAACTATCATAGATTTTCTCGTCGAACCAACACTTCCTCATGTTTACCTGCATCCACACAAAAAGGggtctcaacaacaacaacaactacTTTAGCTGCAggtactaataataataataataataatactaataactatcattatcataataataacaatattaacactaataataataatattattagtcaaaATAGCAATGCTTTGACATCATCACGAGATAACAATGTTGTTGGTATACAAAACTACCCCACAGTGACACTCACAACCAACTACTCCACTATGTTGTTACCTTCTTCCAATCTCAACAATTTCCAACTAGAACAACAACAGCAACAGCAACAACACAATCCTCTTCCTTCTATCTGTGGTTTCTCTGGTTTACCACTTTTTCcatctcaaaaccaaacaaacaacACTGCCAATAATATTGTTGATGTTGTtaattcttcatcttcttcttcaatgGAAGAAACTTCAGCTACAACTACTTGGATTGATGGTATTCTAAAGGATCTTATTCACAGTTCTAACAGTGTTTCGATTCCTCAACTCATCAACAATGTTAGAGAGATTATATATCCTTGTAATCCAAACCTTGCTCTTGTTCTTGAACATAGGCTTCGTCTTCTCACAGAAACTACACCACCCAAAAACACAGAAAGACTTGTTCTTCCTCCTAATAATGTTTCAACAATGAAACACATGAACCCTGTTGATACCATTGTTCCAAGTTTGCATTTTTCTGATTCTTCACCCATTTTTCCCAATTGGGTTGTTCCTCAAATAACAAACACACTTCAAGAAActtccaacaacaacaataaccctTTGGTTACTTTACCTTCACAACCATCAACACAACAAGATCAAGaggaacaacaacaacaacaacaacaacaaattcaAGATCTTGCTGCAGCACCTACTGCTGCTGATTTAGCACAAACAAGAAAGAAGAAAGAGGAAATGAAAGAACAGAAGAAGAAAGATGAAGAGGGTTTACACCTTCTAACGCTACTTCTCCAATGTGCAGAAGCTGTATCAGCTGAAAATCTAGAAGATGCAAACAAGATGTTACTTGAGATTTCACAGCTCTCAACACCATTTGGAACATCAGCACAAAGAGTAGCAGCTTATTTCTCAGAAGCAATTTCAGCAAGACTAGTGAGTTCATGTTTAGGTATCTATGCAACACTTCCAAACACACCACACAGTCAAAAAGTTGCTTCAGCTTTTCAAGTCTTCAATGGTATAAGCCCTTTTGTGAAATTCTCTCATTTCACTGCTAACCAAGCTATACAAGAAGCATTTGACAGAGAAGACAGAGTTCACATCATAGATCTTGATATAATGCAAGGTTTACAATGGCCTGGTCTTTTTCATATTCTTGCTTCAAGACCAGGTGGACCTCCTTATGTGAGACTCACTGGATTAGGAACTTCTATGGAAACACTTGAAGCTACTGGTAAACGTTTGTCTGATTTTGCTTGTAAACTTGGTCTTCCTTTTGAGTTCTTTCCTGTTGCTGAAAAAGTTGGAAATGTTGATCCTGATAAGCTTAATGTTAGTAAATCAGAAGCTGTTGCTGTTCATTGGTTGCAACATTCTTTATATGATGTTACTGGTTCAGATACAAACACTTTGTGGCTCTTGCAAAG GTTGGCACCTAAAGTGGTAACGGTAGTGGAACAAGACTTAAGCAATGCAGGTTCATTTTTAGGAAGGTTTGTGGAAGCAATACATTACTATTCAGCACTATTTGATTCACTTGGTTGTAGCTATGGTGAAGAGAGTGAAGAGAGACATGTTGTTGAACAGCAACTATTATCAAGAGAGATTCGTAATGTACTTGCTGTTAGAGGACCATCAAGGAGTGGTGAGATAAAGTTTCATAATTGGAGAGAAAAACTTCAACAGTGTGGTTTTAGAGGCATTTCTTTGGCTGGTAATGCTGCTACACAAGCTAGTCTTTTACTTGGTATGTTCCCTTCTGAAGGGTATACTTTGGTTGAGGATAATGGTATCCTTAAACTTGGTTGGAAAGATCTTTGTTTGCTTACTGCTTCAGCTTGGAGACCTCCCTTTCATACCAACAATGCCATTCCACTTCATAACTAA